The Larus michahellis chromosome 8, bLarMic1.1, whole genome shotgun sequence nucleotide sequence CCAAGCGGTGCCAGCCTCGAGCCCCCTCTCAATTTTGGGgtccctccccaggctggggcagagacATGGGGCACTCACCGTCTCCTTCGGCAAAGCCCCCAGGATTTGGGTGAGGTTGATGTACATCTGCTCCGCCGTCCCCTCGAAGAACTTCCCGCAGCCTCCCACGAACAGAGTGTCACCTGTGGGGAAAAGGGTCTGGACACGGAGGGGACCCTGGCCCCGCTCCCAGGGACGGGATGCCGGGTGGGAGCCCCCACGCGCTGGATTCGCCCTGTGAGCATCAAGCCCagggggggaggcagcggggaggcagcgtGCCCTGTGACCCCGGTACCCACGGGGTGCACGTCAGCAGGGTGGGATACCTGAGAAAAGAGCCGGAGCATCCGGGGAGCCGTCCTCCCACATGAAGTAGCACATGTGGCCCGAGGTGTGGCAGGGGGTGAAGAGGCACCTCACCCGGATGGCCCCGAACTGCAGGGAGAGAAGGTCAGGACCTTGCTGGGGTCCCCCGGCCCTGACGGGCAGCCAGGTTCCCCCAGACCTCCCCGTGCCCCACGGCAtcccctgcccagggctcagGAGGTCACAGACAAACCAGGGGAGGGCAGTTTGGGTGAGCCCCGGGTTACGCGCATCTTCTCCAATGGCATTTAGCAGCAGAGCTCCAGGAGAGGGTTGGGTCCCCCAGCGCAATCCCAAACGGgctgggaatgggatggggttTCTCATCCAGTCCAGAGCTCCATCCCACTCCGAATCCATGGTGCCGCATCTACAGCCGCCCCAGGGCACGGGGAGCCcaagcacagccccagccaggcaccAACCCCATTAGCTCCCGGCACGGTGGGACCATGCCGTCACCCAGCACTGCGCCAGCCACAGCCACCCCATGGGGCAGGACCCGTGCGTGGGGACCGAGCCCCAGGGCACTCGTACAGCCACGCACCGTCAGCTCCTGCTCGTGGGTCACCTTGTGAGTCAGGGCCCCGATCCGCTCATCGGCACCGTACACCCGCAGGCCGGGGCAGAGCCTCGCCAGCTCCTCGTTGCCCCTCGCGTGGTCCCTGCACCGGCAGAGGAGGGAATGGACACCCGGTCCCACATGGGGCacggctgcccccagccccctgctcgTGCCAGCGGCACTTACCAGTGGTGGTGGGTGGTGAGGATGGCTCTGAgcaccacctcctccttcctgacGATTTCCAGCAACTGAAACAGACCCAGAGCAGAAGAAGTGAGCACACAGAGAAGCGGTGACACACACTCCACGACCGCTACAGCcgcacagcacagccctgaacGGCCGGCGCCCGCCGTGCCCGTGCCAGCACAGGATCTGTCCCGTACGGCACCGCGCTGCAGGCGAGAGGCCCAGCGGACCAGGGCAGAGAAAACAGTCAGAAACAACCACTGAGCGATGAGAGGATGAGAGCAGGATGAAGGCTCGGCTCCCTGCAGCCAACCCCGTCGCACAGAGCGGAGCAGGCAGACGGGAACACGCTGCTCCCACGGGGACGGCGGCATTTTATGGCCGGTGCTTTCGCAGCGTAAGCATGGAGGTGCAGCACGGGCCGTGCACAGGGTCACCGGCGCAGCAGGGAGACGGTGGCCGTGCCACCCGTCCCAGCTACAGCGAGGGGCCGTGCAGGGCTGCCAACCCCATGGCTCAGCTTCCAGGAGGCTTTTGATGCCAACTTCAAATTCATCGCTACTAACAAAGCCCCTGGCAGCTCCTGATTACGTTCTTCAAAGAGGAAGGAAACGTCCGTGTCAACAACAAACGCTTAAAAACCGCGACAGCCTTTCTGCGATGTGCCGCAGCTCAGGGTGGCACAaggggggtcccaggcagggggATCACGGGCATCACGCCGGTGAGGGATGATCCCGGcgctgccttccctccctgcctgcagcagcacggCCGCAGGCTGGCTCCTGGAAAAAAGGACTTTCCAGCCTATTTCAGGTTATTCTCACTTGCTTTGGGGTCTGCACGGCTTCCAGCTCGGGAGGGCTGGGAGGTAACGGTTAGGGCAACGTGGAAATCCCCCCACAGCCCAGGGGTCTAGCACACACATCCACGCTCCGTGGGGGCTGAACAGGGGCCGCCCCCACCAGTGGGATGCTCCACGCACAGATGGATGCACCCGCTGCACGCAAAGACCCCACAATGGCAACCCCGCGCGGGGCCACCACCGCGGTCACGTCCCCCAGGTGGGACCCCACAGCCCACCCAGGACATGGCGAGGCTGCGGCCGCTCCGGGGGTGGCAAAACGCCTCTCACCCTTTTGGGGACGGCGGCGTCCACCGCGATGGCATCCCGGGTGCTCTCCTCGATGACCAGGTACATGTAGTTGTCCTCCAGGACAGAAATCACCTTCACCTTCATGGTCCCTCACCAGCGCCGGCCGCGGGAcacggcgcggggcggggggggcgggacccGGCCCCACGCAGCAAAACACGGGGGTGGCCCCAGCTCCACGGGGCAAAACGTGGGGGtggggagcggccccggccccgcgcagccGCGGGGGGAGGACCCGCGGGGGTGCGcggtgtcccctcccagccccgccgcgaCCCTCGGCGGAGCCCACGCGTGACGCGGCCGCTACCTGCGGGCtcggccgcccgcagccccggcgcggccccTCCCCGCAGCGGGCGGACGCGTCCCGCCCCCGCCGGTGCGGTGCGGGGCGGGTCACGCTGCGTGGGGCGGGCTGAGAGCCCGCACGGCCCCGCTGCCGTGCCCGGGGGCTTCCCTTATCCCCAGCGCCAAGGCGGCTGCCGGTGGAACCCCCGCCtcggtggggggcagagggatgaAGCAGCCCCTCGGTATCTCACCGTGGACCCCCGCGTCCACACGCCCACTCGCGGGGCCCCGCGGCTCATCCTTGCGAGGCTGAAGGCGCGGGGGAGCCCGgcgaggaggaaggctggggcaCACGGTGTTTGTGTCCCCGTCTCCCCACCACCGGACCCCAAAACTGCAGCCTGGCCCCCACCCCTGGCGGAGTCCAGCCAGGCATCACTGCAGCAAGTCAGGGCCCGGCCTGCGAAAACAGCCGCTTCTCCCACCACCAGCGTGGTAACGTGAGAGGGATGAGGGTCTCCCAtccctgggagggatggggggtgcCGGCTCCCACCAGGGGTTGGAAACACCAGAGACACAAGATGGTTTGGACGAGACCCAGACACTGGCACTGCTGTTTAGGAGGGAGCACCCGGGAGGGTCTTGCATGACCATGCCAGAGCTCCAGGCATGGCCTCTGAACAACTCCGAAACACCAAAAACGCTGGGCAAGCAGGATCAGAGCCATGCCCCGGCTCCCGTCCCAGCCCGACATGAGCCCCAGTTCAGGGTCAACCGTGGTCCCCCAAACGCCACTTGTGAAGGAGGGAACGGCGCTTGCAAGCAAGAAACAAGCGCTGAACATACTCCCTTCTTTCGAAGGGAAAATACAGTTGTAACAAGACCTTGAATAAAGCCCCAGAGGGTCCCAAaatgccacccaccccccccccaggattaAGCATAAAGTCACTTTCAGTTGGTTGACTTCAATTaccagtaacaaaaaaaaaaaataataattgtccGATATAGAAACCTCCCCTTCTTGCAGAGCACCCCACTGCTGCTCGGTTTACagctgttattatttatttgctcATTTGTCAAACAGCCATCAGTACAGTCATGCTCCGTTGTAGCAGCACAGCATTCAAGTTAAGGAGGCAGTAAAGTTTCAGGTACcacttttctttctgaactacataaaatttacttttttaaagcaaataaagaaacGGTGCTACACCAAATCCCGCTCATACACTGCCATTGAGCGCATTCGTTAGAACAACACACCCAAGTTACACCGGTGACACCCAGGTGGTTACGGACTCCATCGTGGCATTACTTACCAACATGcactggggagagagggagaaactggaaccaaaattattttaatcttttgctAGTTTCAGCCGCAAagcatttctttgaaaatgtcttaTACTTGAGCAGATCTGCAGTATGCAGCCGAGAccaagaaacaaggaagaaaatatgaTTAGAAGGAAGATGCATAAGAAACACAGATGCCGAGCCCACGAGGCTGGGTCCTACCACCCTTCACTCTCATCCCTCTTCTTTAAAGACACTGAGACGGAGGATGGGAAGTGCAGGAAGGGGGTGACCAACTCACTGAAAATCTGGATTTATTTTCCCCC carries:
- the LOC141748063 gene encoding hydroxyacylglutathione hydrolase-like protein isoform X3, translating into MKVKVISVLEDNYMYLVIEESTRDAIAVDAAVPKRLLEIVRKEEVVLRAILTTHHHWDHARGNEELARLCPGLRVYGADERIGALTHKVTHEQELTFGAIRVRCLFTPCHTSGHMCYFMWEDGSPDAPALFSGDTLFVGGCGKFFEGTAEQMYINLTQILGALPKETKVFCGHECTVRNLKFALKVEPENEIVKNKLTWAKGGALAEVHGEDGPGGGAEDAPHREG
- the LOC141748063 gene encoding hydroxyacylglutathione hydrolase-like protein isoform X1 gives rise to the protein MKVKVISVLEDNYMYLVIEESTRDAIAVDAAVPKRLLEIVRKEEVVLRAILTTHHHWDHARGNEELARLCPGLRVYGADERIGALTHKVTHEQELTFGAIRVRCLFTPCHTSGHMCYFMWEDGSPDAPALFSGDTLFVGGCGKFFEGTAEQMYINLTQILGALPKETKVFCGHECTVRNLKFALKVEPENEIVKNKLTWAKQRDDEDLPTVPSTLQEEFLYNPFLRVTEEPLQKFTGKTDPVEVLRTLRTEKDNFKKPKERPNPQAMLAFDWGLFSPFLEKK
- the LOC141748063 gene encoding hydroxyacylglutathione hydrolase-like protein isoform X2 gives rise to the protein MKVKVISVLEDNYMYLVIEESTRDAIAVDAAVPKRLLEIVRKEEVVLRAILTTHHHWDHARGNEELARLCPGLRVYGADERIGALTHKFGAIRVRCLFTPCHTSGHMCYFMWEDGSPDAPALFSGDTLFVGGCGKFFEGTAEQMYINLTQILGALPKETKVFCGHECTVRNLKFALKVEPENEIVKNKLTWAKQRDDEDLPTVPSTLQEEFLYNPFLRVTEEPLQKFTGKTDPVEVLRTLRTEKDNFKKPKERPNPQAMLAFDWGLFSPFLEKK